A portion of the Camelus ferus isolate YT-003-E chromosome 16, BCGSAC_Cfer_1.0, whole genome shotgun sequence genome contains these proteins:
- the LOC116669309 gene encoding GDP-fucose protein O-fucosyltransferase 2-like, whose amino-acid sequence MDSGSRVTMLALGSGALPALETTGLFWPGQSAADILSGAASHRWYLLCGINTPEDFSLHRNICIHIAFLLKILLKMEELVLVLPPWGCLYHWQSPDIHQVRIPWSDFFDPPSLNKNIPDIEYKQFIAGEVVVI is encoded by the exons ATGGACAGCGGGAGCAGAGTCACCatgctggccctgggctctggagccctACCTGCATTGGAGACCACAGGTCTT TTCTGGCCTGGTCAGTCGGCGGCCGACATCCTGTCTGGGGCGGCGTCCCACAGATG GTACCTTCTGTGTGGCATCAACACTCCAGAGGACTTCAGCCTCCATAGGAACATCTGCATCCACATTGCCTTCCTCCTGAAGATCCTGCTGAAGATGGAGGAGTTGGTACTGGTGCTCCCCCCTTGGGGCTGCCTCTACCACTGGCAGAGCCCCGACATCCACCAGGTCCGGATTCCCTGGTCTGACTTTTTTGATCCCCCAAGTCTCAACAAAAACATCCCTGACATTGAGTACAAACAGTTCATTGCAGGTGAGGTGGTGGTCATTTAA